DNA from Bombus vancouverensis nearcticus chromosome 14, iyBomVanc1_principal, whole genome shotgun sequence:
CAGAGCGGACATGTCACTAGTGCCGAACACAACCCGCTGATAATTTTGATGCAACATGTTCTTCAATTGTTCCGCGTGATCTCGGTCTCTAGTCTCGCAGACCACTTTCACGTCCACGCTGAAGATGTCCGACATAATCCAAGCCCGCTCGTGCATGATGTCCTTTATCGAGACACCGATGCTGGCCAGCATTCTACAGAGCTCTGCGATTCCGCCCGGTCGATCGGACACAGTCACTGTAAACTTCAAAAGCCGGCCTTCCGCTGCTAGTCCACGCTCCAAACACCTACCTAGGATCGTTGTGTCGATATTTCCTCCGCATAGAAGCAACACCACTCTAGAAAAGAAAAGCAAAGTTATTGTTAGAATTATCGAATTTGtgagagatttttttttttagtttaatCAATTATCTTTTTCACTGATAAATTGACAAGAAATGTTAAAGAATTATAGCTTGAAATTAATTGAAGGAAGGAAATCGAGGAGATACAGGAAACGCGACAGAAAGGTGGAAACGCTCTCGTTCTTGAATTAACTATGTGCAACATCAAACGACCTTTTGCCTTTCAGTTCTTCCAGCTGACCAGCCAAAATGGCGGCGAGGCCGGTCGCTCCAGCACCCTCGACGATACATTTCTCGTTCTCGACCAGCTTCAGGATCGCGATTGCTATCCACTCTTCCTTCACCACGACCAATTCGTCGATCAACGGATTCGCGGTGGCAAAAGCGTTGTATCCAACCTTAGGAACAGCAAGGCCATCGGCCAAAGTCGAATCTATACGAGTGTAGGTAGGTCGATCTGCCTTTCGGGCCTTATAGAAACTGGGACATCGTTCCGACTCAACGCCCTGGAACCCGACAGAAAAACGATATTGGTTTACATCGAAAATACGTTTCATACTCGTCGATGTGGAAAAAGAAGTGTTAAAAAGAGGATGAACGAGCTTGAACGTTCGTTTAATTCCCATGATAACTCACGATGATCTGTACATTTGGTTGGAGAGTTTTCACGGCCAGAGCTACCCCCGCGATCAAACCACCTCCTCCGATGGGAACGACCACTGCATCTATGTCGGGTACCTGCTCCACGATCTCAAGACCTAGAGTTCCTTGTCCTGCCATAATATCTGGGTGATCGTACCTGAAATAATATAAACGAGGTGCTCTTTTGCATGACCAGCTCTTGTAATAGacgattttcttattttcaaaatttaacaaataaaaatctCTGAATACATGTTAATCTcgcaaaataaattttttaatatcgtaAGAGAAAGATGTTAGACGTCGCTTTCgcgtaaaaaagaaacaagcaaaagacattttccATTCACTATAGATTCATCAATAACACGTGTcgaatattctttttattttacgttatCCGCGAATGAAACCAGCAGCAAACTGTTATCATCGCAAGTAGAATATGCCTTTACCCATTTATATACGTCAACCCATTCTCTTTCGCCTGTCCCAGCGCGATACGCTTTGCCTCACCCATATCCAGACCATCGACGATTACATTCGCACCGTATTGTCGACAAGCGGCGATCTTCATGATCGGTGCCACCACCGGCATCACTACGGTCACTGGTATATTAAGCTTGTACCCGTGATAAGAGAGAGCGAGTGCGTGATTTCCCAGCGAGGCCGAGATCACGCCGATCTTCTTCTGTTCCTCGGTCAGCATCACTAGAGCATACCTCGCGCCACGTTCCTTGAAACTTCCAGTTGTTTGGAGGAAGTCTTTCTTCAGATACAAATCGATACCCATCGCATCTGACAGGCGCGATTTCTGACAACAAATGGgacatattttaattttttccttttttcgtgTTAAATCGAGAAACTTTCTGGCAAAGTATCCATCTGACGAAATGATGAATTGAACAAATTGCGTTGGAAAATTTGGTTCCACTTTCGTAATATTAGCTACATTTCGATTGATAATTTTAATAGTTCTGAaagataatttataataattataaacgaTCTATAAATAGTTTATAAATAATCTATAGAGAattcataattattatataatagaaGCCCTTTTTCAGAAAGCTTCTCAATTGTCATTATActgaaaattgaatataatttgaGTTGAAGCTATTTGTCATGTGAGTATGAATTACGAAATAATAGGAAAAGAAGAATTCATTTGAGATTGTGACATAAAGATTCGAGTATGGTGGTAGAACTAGTAAACATTTTCTATGGAAATAACAAATTTGCAAATTTCAGATCATACCACGCAAGGAGTGTTAATGATTCCACATTTGATTTTGAACGCAGCGGAAGTGATGTCCTCGAAAGTAATCTTTTGGGGATTTTCCTCGACGCAGTATGGATCAAGTATGTCCTCGTTGTTCTGTAGACAGAAACGCACATGATTCGAGACCTTTCGGTTCTTTTTGGAGCTAACCCATTCGAATCGATTGAAACCGTGCACCAAAAGAATAGATATCGCGGGAAAGCGCGATCTTGTCTTGTCTTTTAAAGAGACAAGATCACCGAGATGATCGTTTGGTGACATTACGTTTTCATCCCGATGGTATCCGAATTCCATCTCGTGTTTCGAGCCGTGTCGACTCGAATAAAGCAAATACGACATTCGACGATTCTTATCACGATTATTGCCAAATGATcatgatattataacgataATTACGTAAAGCGTCGATGGGTTGATATCGTTGTTTCTACTTTCCGCGATTAAATCGAAATCTTGACCGTTGCTATGGTCCTCTCCGTTAGACTTTCGATTCAGATCCCTCATGATCGTCAGATTGAAAGCGGACTGACATGTGCCAAAAATCAACTGCACGTTCACCGATCGTTCGAGTTATTTATTCGATCGGGAAACGTCGTGTAATCGCGGTAATGTGCTTTATCGTCGCAACCTTCGACCTCTTTTCCACGAGAAGAGAGCTGAAAGTCTCGTGATTGTCATAATTCCGCGGtaatttcccttttcttttttgtcgATAACACAGCTCGTTATTAATATTCCACTCGCCATACCACCACGATCAAACGCCAACCAATCGATCGTTTGTTGTCGTTTCGAAGAAATAAATTGCACGAGTCGCGTAATGAAACGCGTGAGAACAAATGTGCACGGATAAATCGACGAACTTTGACTCCGGTTTCCAGTGAAGAAACAGTAACGAACCATGATTAACGTCTCGAAACTCTTGTTGCAATTTTTGTTAAGTTCAGGGAGAAACGTACTCCTCGACGTACCAAAATCAACTGGTGATCATGAATCGTGATGGTAACTAGCCCTCAATTTACAGATAACCCCGACTGAACCGATAATACTCAACGAAACAGATAACGAATGAAATTATTTcgtcttcgagttttctttattaaatatttcatctaTTTCTCGCGATACTCTTCTCAAGATAACGTTAAAATTTCTACAAAAGGTACTTTGCTTATCTTTTCAGTTAATcttataatttatatgtataactatacgacgaataatttatttcagAAAAAAGAAATCGGACTGTTTATAAAATGTAACAGTTCCATAATTGTCAAAGGTAACGAATTAAGTGATTATGCGAAACAAATGGAATTTAGCTATATATATAATGATGTTTGTCATAGACGATTCTTACAGACGGCAGCCTTATTGCTTCTCTCGAATCTCGTCACGTGTTGAAACGAACTCGGCTGCGCTCACTGACACGTCGCTATCTATTGTCTAATCGTGAAACCTTTTACGCGATAATTTCAGTTTACAAACATTAGTAAGCGGAGCAAAGTCTTTGCGAGTTACCACTGCAATAACGAAACCTCTTTCGTTTCACGATGATCACGTCAGCCT
Protein-coding regions in this window:
- the Srr gene encoding serine racemase isoform X1, translated to MRDLNRKSNGEDHSNGQDFDLIAESRNNDINPSTLYNNEDILDPYCVEENPQKITFEDITSAAFKIKCGIINTPCVKSRLSDAMGIDLYLKKDFLQTTGSFKERGARYALVMLTEEQKKIGVISASLGNHALALSYHGYKLNIPVTVVMPVVAPIMKIAACRQYGANVIVDGLDMGEAKRIALGQAKENGLTYINGYDHPDIMAGQGTLGLEIVEQVPDIDAVVVPIGGGGLIAGVALAVKTLQPNVQIIGVESERCPSFYKARKADRPTYTRIDSTLADGLAVPKVGYNAFATANPLIDELVVVKEEWIAIAILKLVENEKCIVEGAGATGLAAILAGQLEELKGKRVVLLLCGGNIDTTILGRCLERGLAAEGRLLKFTVTVSDRPGGIAELCRMLASIGVSIKDIMHERAWIMSDIFSVDVKVVCETRDRDHAEQLKNMLHQNYQRVVFGTSDMSALNLPLSM
- the Srr gene encoding serine racemase isoform X2, which codes for MNNEDILDPYCVEENPQKITFEDITSAAFKIKCGIINTPCVKSRLSDAMGIDLYLKKDFLQTTGSFKERGARYALVMLTEEQKKIGVISASLGNHALALSYHGYKLNIPVTVVMPVVAPIMKIAACRQYGANVIVDGLDMGEAKRIALGQAKENGLTYINGYDHPDIMAGQGTLGLEIVEQVPDIDAVVVPIGGGGLIAGVALAVKTLQPNVQIIGVESERCPSFYKARKADRPTYTRIDSTLADGLAVPKVGYNAFATANPLIDELVVVKEEWIAIAILKLVENEKCIVEGAGATGLAAILAGQLEELKGKRVVLLLCGGNIDTTILGRCLERGLAAEGRLLKFTVTVSDRPGGIAELCRMLASIGVSIKDIMHERAWIMSDIFSVDVKVVCETRDRDHAEQLKNMLHQNYQRVVFGTSDMSALNLPLSM